The following is a genomic window from Nocardioides thalensis.
AGCGTCTCGATCAGGATCGCGTTGAGCCGCCGTACGGCGAACGCGCCGCCCTTGCCGACCGTGTCGCCGATCAGGCCCTCGAACTGCTTGTCCGCCGCGCCGACGACCCGCGACGCGGCGCTGGTGCCGAACGACATCAGCGTGCCGAGCCCCGGCACCTTGTCGGCGACCGCCTTGTTGGCCTGGAGCACCTCGCCGACCACCCGGCCCATGAACCGGGACGCGACGGTGCCGACGAGCGGGCTCTTGCTCAACCGTCCCAGCGACCGCTCGACGAGCGGGTGCAGCGCCAGCAGCTCGTCGACCAACGTCTCGACCCGCTCGCGGTCGACGAGGTCACCGAGCGGATAAGGCTCGGGCGGCCCGGCCAGGAGTACGTCGACCGCGAGCTCGACGATGCTGCCGACCGCGGCGCTGCCGGGGCCGGTCGCGAGGGCTCGGCGCACGATCGGCTTGACCGCCTCCGGGTCGACGAGGTCGGCGATCGGCCGGCTGCCCGACGCCGCGAGCAGGTCGTCGGCGAGGCCGGACACCGTGGCCGCCAGGTGCTCCTCGTCGAGCTGCTCGAGGTGGTGGCGGACCTGGAGGTTGAGCAGCTGCTGGGCGAGGGACGGGTCGCCGGTGGTGCGGGAAGCCATGGCGCGACGTTATCGGTGCTTGCAGGAACGGTGACGCCGCCGCGGTTCGGTGCCACCGTGGGGCGATGGGCTTCGACGTTCCCGGCGATCGCTACGACAGGTTCATGGGCCGCTACACCGCCGGCCTCGCGCCGCTCATGGCCGACGCGGCGCACGTGGAGCGTGGGATGCGGGTCGTCGACGTCGGCTGCGGTCCCGGCGGCCTGACGGTCGAGCTCGCCGCGCGCGTCGGAGGGGAGCGCGTTGCCGCCATCGATCCGAGCGCCCCGTTCGTCGCCGCCTGCCGTGAGCGGGTGCCGGGCGCGGACGTCCGGGAGGGCGGCGGCGAGGCGCTGCCGTGGGACGACCACGCGTTCGACGCCGCGCTCTCGTGCCTCGTCGTCGGGTTCATGCGCGACCCGGCACGTGGCGTCGCCGAGATGCGCCGGGTGACCCGGCCCGGCAGCCTGGTGGCGATCTGCTTCTGGCACGTGCCGCGTCACCAGATGCTCGACCTCGCGTCGCGGGCGATCACCTCGGTGCGGCCGGACGCCGACCCGCACCCGCCCTTGGTGGGCACCGAGAAGGGCGAGCTCCGCGAGCTCATCGAGCAGGCGGGCATGGACGTCGTGGCCGACGGCGAGATGACGGTCGCGGCGCCGTACGACGACTTCGGCGACTTCTGGGCCTCGGTCAGCGGAGGCGCCGGGCCGATCGCGGACGCGATGGCGACGA
Proteins encoded in this region:
- a CDS encoding class I SAM-dependent methyltransferase, yielding MGFDVPGDRYDRFMGRYTAGLAPLMADAAHVERGMRVVDVGCGPGGLTVELAARVGGERVAAIDPSAPFVAACRERVPGADVREGGGEALPWDDHAFDAALSCLVVGFMRDPARGVAEMRRVTRPGSLVAICFWHVPRHQMLDLASRAITSVRPDADPHPPLVGTEKGELRELIEQAGMDVVADGEMTVAAPYDDFGDFWASVSGGAGPIADAMATMTPEERAGAEAYARAELPDGAFSLTATAWYAVGLA